From Flavobacterium arcticum, the proteins below share one genomic window:
- the cysQ gene encoding 3'(2'),5'-bisphosphate nucleotidase CysQ, producing the protein MKQIYNTAIQASIEAGEAIMKIYEKDFEVAYKEDASPLTEADSAANAIIMNYLSSTNTPIISEENKQLPFNERKDWTSCWIVDPLDGTKEFIKKNGEFTVNIALVTNGIPQFGVIYVPAVKTLYYGDIATGKSYRAVLKNVDDTIDSIIEYAEEIKPTADDNKLRVVGSRSHMSQDTQDFVDSLKENTTKEIEIVSKGSSLKFCLVAEGKADVYPRFAPTMEWDTAAGQAICKAVGLSVIDNTTKKEMVYNKENLLNPYFLVSL; encoded by the coding sequence ATGAAGCAGATATACAATACAGCAATACAAGCAAGTATTGAAGCAGGAGAAGCAATAATGAAAATCTATGAAAAAGATTTTGAAGTTGCTTATAAGGAAGATGCTTCACCACTTACAGAAGCAGATAGTGCTGCTAATGCTATTATAATGAATTATTTGTCTTCTACTAATACTCCTATAATTAGTGAAGAAAATAAACAATTACCTTTTAATGAGCGTAAAGACTGGACTTCTTGCTGGATAGTAGATCCTCTTGATGGAACTAAGGAGTTTATAAAGAAAAACGGAGAGTTTACTGTAAATATTGCATTAGTTACCAACGGTATACCTCAGTTTGGTGTTATATATGTGCCAGCTGTAAAAACATTATACTATGGAGACATTGCCACAGGGAAATCATATAGAGCAGTGCTTAAGAATGTAGATGATACTATAGATAGTATTATAGAGTATGCCGAAGAGATTAAACCTACTGCAGATGATAATAAACTAAGAGTTGTAGGTAGCCGATCGCATATGAGTCAAGATACTCAAGATTTTGTTGATAGTCTTAAAGAAAATACAACTAAAGAAATAGAAATAGTATCTAAAGGAAGTTCTTTAAAGTTTTGTCTTGTTGCAGAGGGTAAAGCAGATGTATATCCTCGTTTTGCACCAACCATGGAGTGGGATACAGCAGCAGGTCAGGCAATTTGTAAAGCAGTAGGTTTATCTGTTATAGATAATACTACTAAAAAAGAAATGGTATATAATAAAGAAAACTTATTAAACCCTTATTTCTTGGTTTCTTTATGA
- a CDS encoding NAD-dependent epimerase, whose product MKILVTGAAGFIGYHLSEKLLSLGHTVVGLDNINDYYDVNLKLARLKQLGVEQVDYNVLISSTTHNNEFKFIKLNLEDREAINKLFETEQFDSICNLAAQAGVRYSIENPHAYIESNVVGFINILEACRNYNVKKLVYASSSSVYGLNDKIPFSTDDNVDNPISLYAATKKSNELMAHTYSHLFGIKTIGLRFFTVYGPWGRPDMAMFLFTDAVFNDKPIKVFNEGNLSRDFTYIDDIVEGVVATLLQENNEDSLLYELYNIGNSQPVKLMDFISEIEKATGKIVAKNYLPMQPGDVEKTWADTSELEKTFGYKPSTSIEVGVKEFVNWYRSYYNI is encoded by the coding sequence ATGAAAATATTAGTAACCGGTGCAGCGGGTTTTATAGGGTATCATCTTTCTGAAAAACTATTGTCATTAGGTCATACTGTAGTAGGGTTAGATAATATTAATGATTACTACGATGTTAACCTAAAACTAGCTCGATTAAAACAATTAGGTGTAGAACAAGTAGATTATAACGTACTGATTTCAAGTACTACTCATAATAATGAATTTAAGTTTATAAAGCTAAATCTAGAAGATAGAGAGGCAATAAACAAATTATTTGAAACAGAACAGTTTGACAGCATCTGTAATTTAGCTGCTCAAGCAGGTGTGCGTTACAGTATCGAGAATCCGCATGCATATATAGAAAGTAATGTTGTAGGTTTTATAAATATTCTAGAGGCTTGTCGTAATTATAATGTAAAGAAGCTTGTATATGCAAGTAGTTCTAGTGTTTATGGTTTAAATGATAAGATTCCTTTTTCTACAGATGATAATGTAGATAATCCTATAAGTCTTTATGCGGCTACTAAAAAGAGTAATGAGCTTATGGCGCATACTTATAGCCATTTATTTGGTATAAAAACTATAGGGCTTCGTTTCTTTACAGTATATGGTCCGTGGGGTAGACCCGATATGGCTATGTTCTTATTTACTGATGCTGTTTTTAATGATAAGCCTATAAAAGTATTTAACGAAGGTAATTTATCGCGTGATTTTACTTACATTGATGATATTGTTGAAGGGGTGGTTGCAACACTACTTCAAGAAAATAATGAAGATTCGTTGTTGTATGAGTTGTATAATATAGGTAATAGTCAGCCAGTTAAACTGATGGATTTTATCTCTGAAATAGAAAAAGCAACAGGTAAAATAGTAGCTAAAAATTATTTACCAATGCAGCCTGGCGATGTTGAGAAAACATGGGCAGATACTAGTGAACTTGAAAAAACCTTCGGTTATAAGCCTTCTACAAGTATAGAGGTAGGGGTTAAAGAGTTTGTAAATTGGTATAGAAGTTATTATAATATCTAA
- a CDS encoding nucleotide sugar dehydrogenase: protein MKIAVIGLGYVGLPLARLFATKYPVVGFDINQPRVDELNSGVDSTLEVENDLLKSVLVDTPAQEVGLYCSTNLDDIKNCDYYVVTVPTPVDKNNRPDLTPLYKSSETVGKVLKKGDIVIYESTVYPGVTEEECIPVLERVSGLKFNEDFFAGYSPERINPGDKEHTVEKILKVTAGSTPEVGEKVNDLYKSVITAGTHLAPTIRVAEAAKVIENSQRDINIAFVNELAKIFNCMGIDTHAVLEAAGTKWNFLPFKPGLVGGHCIGVDPYYLAQKAQEVGYHPEIILAGRRLNDSMGDYVASQVVKLMIKKGVIVNGSSLLMLGITFKENCPDVRNTKIVDVIKALKEYGITVTIFDPWASSSEVEHEYGLTTVSEIPSDKFDAIVLGVSHKEFTTMDFNAVKKENSVVYDVKGVLGAVADGRL, encoded by the coding sequence TTCGCAACAAAATACCCTGTAGTAGGATTTGATATTAATCAGCCTAGAGTTGATGAATTAAACTCGGGTGTAGATAGTACACTTGAAGTAGAAAATGATCTTTTAAAATCAGTGTTAGTTGATACTCCTGCGCAAGAGGTAGGGCTTTATTGTAGCACCAATTTAGATGATATTAAAAATTGTGATTACTATGTAGTTACTGTTCCTACTCCAGTTGATAAGAATAACCGACCTGATCTTACTCCTTTATACAAGTCTAGCGAAACAGTAGGTAAGGTTCTTAAAAAAGGAGATATTGTTATTTATGAATCTACGGTATATCCTGGTGTTACTGAGGAAGAGTGTATTCCTGTATTAGAGCGCGTTAGCGGTCTTAAGTTTAATGAGGATTTCTTTGCAGGATACTCTCCTGAAAGAATAAACCCAGGAGATAAAGAGCATACAGTAGAAAAAATACTAAAAGTTACCGCTGGCTCTACTCCAGAAGTAGGAGAGAAGGTAAATGATTTATATAAATCGGTAATTACTGCGGGTACACACCTTGCACCTACCATTAGGGTTGCCGAAGCTGCCAAAGTGATAGAGAACTCTCAACGAGATATTAATATTGCTTTTGTAAACGAGTTAGCCAAAATTTTTAACTGTATGGGTATTGATACCCATGCGGTACTTGAAGCTGCGGGAACAAAATGGAATTTCCTTCCTTTTAAACCAGGATTAGTAGGAGGTCACTGTATAGGTGTAGATCCATATTACCTTGCCCAAAAGGCACAAGAAGTTGGCTATCACCCAGAGATAATTCTTGCAGGCAGAAGGCTGAATGATAGTATGGGCGACTATGTTGCATCTCAGGTTGTAAAGCTCATGATAAAAAAAGGAGTTATAGTAAATGGCTCTAGCTTACTAATGTTAGGGATAACTTTTAAAGAGAATTGTCCTGATGTGCGTAACACTAAAATTGTAGATGTTATTAAAGCACTAAAAGAATACGGTATTACGGTTACTATATTCGATCCTTGGGCGAGTAGCTCTGAAGTTGAACATGAATATGGATTAACAACGGTAAGTGAAATTCCAAGTGATAAGTTTGATGCAATAGTACTTGGGGTATCGCACAAAGAATTTACTACGATGGATTTTAATGCCGTTAAAAAAGAAAATAGTGTAGTGTATGATGTTAAAGGTGTTTTAGGTGCTGTAGCAGACGGCAGGTTATAA
- the cysC gene encoding adenylyl-sulfate kinase, translating into MSNNNIIEHDYFVCKSKRNQKNKHNSFVIWFTGLSGSGKSTIANKVEEYLFDNGIQTYTLDGDNIRMGINKGLGFNEEDRNENLRRIAEIAKLFVDAGMVTIAAFVSPLEKDRELVKDIIGADNFVEVFVHTSLKECENRDVKGLYKKARAGEIKNFTGINAPYEKPTTPDVLIETEKENIEAAIEKVVTFVKHKLEL; encoded by the coding sequence ATGAGTAATAATAATATCATAGAGCACGATTATTTTGTTTGCAAATCAAAACGCAATCAAAAAAATAAGCACAACTCTTTTGTAATTTGGTTTACTGGACTATCAGGTTCAGGAAAATCAACTATTGCAAATAAAGTAGAAGAGTATTTGTTTGACAATGGTATACAAACATATACCCTTGATGGCGATAATATTCGTATGGGTATTAACAAGGGGTTAGGCTTTAATGAAGAAGATCGTAATGAAAACCTAAGGAGAATTGCAGAAATTGCGAAACTTTTTGTAGATGCGGGTATGGTTACTATTGCGGCTTTTGTATCGCCATTAGAAAAAGATAGAGAATTGGTAAAAGACATTATTGGGGCTGATAATTTTGTAGAAGTTTTTGTACATACAAGCCTCAAAGAATGTGAAAATAGAGATGTTAAAGGGTTATATAAGAAAGCAAGAGCTGGTGAAATTAAAAACTTTACTGGTATTAATGCTCCCTATGAAAAGCCAACAACTCCTGATGTTTTAATAGAAACAGAAAAGGAGAATATAGAAGCGGCTATAGAAAAAGTAGTTACATTTGTAAAGCATAAATTAGAACTTTAA
- a CDS encoding DUF2061 domain-containing protein → MRDGSYKRHIAKTITWRVVGTIDTMILAWLISGDPMIGLQVGFAEVVTKMILYYIHERVWFKVNLSKGGKILESRKRHIAKAVTWRFFGTIDTMLLAWFISGNPLIGMKIGLAEVVTKMVLYYVHERIWYRTNFGLSQREKK, encoded by the coding sequence ATGAGAGACGGCTCGTACAAACGACATATAGCTAAGACTATAACTTGGCGTGTAGTAGGAACAATTGACACTATGATATTGGCATGGCTTATCTCTGGAGACCCTATGATAGGTTTACAGGTAGGTTTTGCAGAAGTAGTTACAAAAATGATATTATACTACATACATGAGCGTGTGTGGTTTAAAGTAAACCTCTCTAAAGGAGGTAAAATATTAGAAAGTAGAAAAAGACATATAGCCAAAGCAGTAACTTGGCGTTTTTTCGGAACGATTGATACTATGTTATTGGCATGGTTTATATCAGGTAACCCACTAATAGGTATGAAAATTGGTCTTGCCGAAGTGGTTACAAAAATGGTTTTATATTACGTACACGAACGCATTTGGTACAGGACAAATTTTGGATTATCTCAACGTGAAAAAAAATGA
- a CDS encoding UDP-glucose 6-dehydrogenase, with protein sequence MKIKNICCIGAGYVGGPTMAVIAHKCPDIKVTIVDLNAQRIADWNDENTDNLPVYEPGLDEIVLSARGKNLFFSTDVEKAIDEAEMIFISVNTPTKTYGLGKGMAADLKYIELCARQIASVAKDNKIVVEKSTLPVRTAEAIKNILDNTGNGVEFQILSNPEFLAEGTAIDDLLSPDRVLIGGGTDAKGQEAIDALVDVYANWIPKERILTTNVWSSELSKLTANAFLAQRVSSINAMSELCEKTGADVNEVARAIGMDSRIGPKFLKSSVGFGGSCFQKDILNLVYIAKSYGLNEVADYWEQVIIMNDHQKRRFAANIVKTLYNTVSGKKIAFLGWAFKKDTNDTRESAAIYVADDLLFEQANIAVYDPKVEDKTIFKDLDYLATRKPEENKEGVTIFQDPYEACKDAHAIAILTEWDEFKDYDWDRIYNNMKKPAFVFDGRNVLDVEKMRSKGFVFSSIGK encoded by the coding sequence ATGAAGATAAAAAATATTTGTTGTATAGGGGCAGGATATGTAGGTGGACCTACAATGGCTGTTATAGCTCATAAATGTCCAGATATTAAAGTTACTATTGTAGATCTTAATGCACAGCGTATAGCCGATTGGAATGATGAAAACACAGATAATTTGCCTGTGTATGAGCCAGGGCTTGATGAGATCGTTCTTTCGGCAAGAGGTAAAAATTTGTTTTTTTCTACTGATGTAGAAAAAGCTATAGATGAAGCAGAAATGATATTTATATCAGTTAATACTCCTACAAAAACCTATGGTTTAGGTAAGGGTATGGCTGCCGATTTAAAATATATAGAGCTTTGTGCTAGACAAATTGCCTCTGTAGCAAAAGATAATAAGATTGTAGTCGAAAAATCTACGCTACCCGTAAGGACTGCCGAAGCAATTAAAAATATATTAGATAATACAGGTAATGGTGTAGAATTTCAAATACTCTCTAACCCTGAGTTTTTAGCAGAGGGAACGGCTATTGATGACTTATTAAGTCCAGATAGAGTTTTAATAGGTGGTGGTACTGATGCGAAAGGACAAGAGGCTATAGATGCACTTGTAGATGTATATGCTAACTGGATACCTAAAGAGAGAATACTTACTACTAATGTATGGTCGTCAGAGCTTTCTAAACTTACTGCTAATGCATTCTTAGCACAGCGAGTATCCTCTATAAACGCAATGTCTGAACTTTGTGAGAAAACAGGAGCAGATGTAAATGAAGTGGCGCGAGCTATAGGTATGGATAGTCGTATAGGACCTAAGTTCCTGAAATCTTCAGTAGGTTTTGGAGGTTCTTGCTTTCAAAAAGATATTCTTAACTTGGTTTATATTGCAAAATCGTATGGTCTTAATGAAGTTGCTGATTATTGGGAACAGGTAATTATAATGAATGATCACCAGAAAAGACGTTTTGCAGCAAATATTGTAAAAACACTTTATAATACTGTTTCTGGTAAAAAGATAGCTTTTCTTGGTTGGGCATTTAAAAAAGATACTAATGATACTAGAGAGTCGGCTGCGATATATGTTGCTGATGATTTGCTATTCGAGCAAGCTAATATTGCCGTATATGACCCAAAAGTAGAAGATAAAACTATATTTAAAGATCTTGATTATTTAGCAACAAGAAAACCAGAAGAAAATAAAGAAGGTGTAACTATTTTTCAAGACCCATATGAAGCTTGTAAAGATGCTCATGCTATAGCAATATTGACAGAGTGGGATGAGTTTAAAGATTATGATTGGGATAGAATATATAATAACATGAAAAAACCTGCTTTTGTTTTTGACGGAAGAAATGTTCTTGATGTTGAAAAAATGAGAAGTAAAGGTTTTGTTTTTAGTTCTATAGGTAAATAG